A region from the Eptesicus fuscus isolate TK198812 chromosome 1, DD_ASM_mEF_20220401, whole genome shotgun sequence genome encodes:
- the ZBED1 gene encoding LOW QUALITY PROTEIN: E3 SUMO-protein ligase ZBED1 (The sequence of the model RefSeq protein was modified relative to this genomic sequence to represent the inferred CDS: inserted 1 base in 1 codon) — MEPAAAAKAPGDLASPPPPPDLKLVAHPRAKSKVWRYFGFDADAAGCILQWKRIYCRICRAQIAYSGNTSNLSYHLEKNHADEFCALVRSNTEQMREAFASAFSKLRPPGDAPSPPPPPAPQDRRQQDLTAAVLGLLCEGLHPVSLVEEPAFRALLRAADPWYELPGRKFFSKALPERYGAVRNAVRKDLAGAPWCAVSMELWRSHAQNRTYVTLAAHFLSIGGVGGGGAGGSGAPSSGRSPGYASRCLKTFEVPEENASETTARVLYEAFVEWGIGAKVWGATTDGGKDAAQACALLDLPVHLRCLGRAFDAAIQRALRLPRLAALLARCRRLVAYFQQSPVARSLLLEKQRQQGLPRCMLVSDRAARWGATLAMLGRLREQQFAVAAVLAEDSSHHHLMLDASEWAGVEGLVRLLEPFKQVAEMVCAPRHPTISMVKPLVHMLLSTTLGVQDRDSREVGAAKGVIAQELARTYRDAPGTDLFLNVATFLDPRYKKLPFLSALERQQVESRVLEEAKSLLENIQAGGPHQGAEEPLGGPPEEEEEEEEEEEPPEKKPAPLRATPPPPPPPCATTHTPPPPAPSSAVRHMLAEIFCPAGPAEEQEELHAQVLEELSNYKSQKVLGLDGDPLRWWCERRALFPALRKVLQKYWCVPATCAPPGRLFGSAGSVVRTKRNRLPPAHVDEQVFLYENARSTGGAEPEPEPEDEDEGEWGLDHEPVXTFGDAVQSGFFGVRDGPLV, encoded by the exons ATGgagccggcggcggcggccaaAGCCCCGGGGGACCTCgcctccccgccgccgcccccggacCTCAAGCTGGTGGCGCACCCGCGCGCCAAGAGCAAAGTGTGGAGATACTTCGGCTTCGACGCGGACGCCGCGGGCTGCATCCTGCAGTGGAAGCGCATCTACTGCCGCATCTGCCGCGCCCAGATCGCCTACTCGGGCAACACGTCCAACCTGTCCTACCATTTGGAGAAGAACCACGCCGACGAGTTCTGCGCGCTCGTCAGGAGCAACACGGAGCAGATGCGCGAGGCCTTCGCCAGCGCCTTCTCCAAGCTCAGGCCCCCCGGGGACGcgccctcgccgccgccgccgccggcgcccCAGGACAGGAGGCAGCAGGACCTGACGGCCGCCGTCCTGGGGCTCCTGTGCGAGGGGCTGCACCCCGTGTCCCTGGTGGAGGAGCCCGCGTTCCGCGCGCTGCTGAGGGCGGCGGATCCATGGTACGAGCTCCCCGGGAGGAAGTTTTTCAGCAAAGCCCTCCCCGAGCGCTACGGGGCCGTGCGCAACGCCGTGCGTAAAGACCTCGCCGGTGCGCCCTGGTGCGCCGTCTCCATGGAGCTCTGGAGAAGCCACGCGCAGAACAGGACGTACGTCACGCTGGCCGCGCACTTTCTCAGCATCGGCGGCGTCGGCGGGGGCGGAGCGGGAGGCAGCGGGGCGCCCTCCAGCGGCCGGTCCCCCGGTTACGCCTCCCGCTGCCTCAAGACGTTCGAGGTGCCCGAGGAAAACGCCTCCGAGACGACGGCGCGCGTCCTCTACGAAGCCTTCGTCGAATGGGGCATCGGCGCCAAGGTCTGGGGCGCCACCACCGACGGCGGCAAGGACGCGGCCCAGGCGTGCGCGCTCCTGGACCTCCCCGTGCACCTGCGCTGCCTGGGGCGCGCCTTCGACGCGGCCATCCAGCGCGCGCTCCGGCTCCCCAGGCTGGCCGCGCTCCTGGCGCGCTGCCGGCGGCTCGTGGCGTATTTCCAGCAGTCCCCCGTGGCCAGGTCCCTGCTGCTGGAgaagcagaggcagcaggggCTGCCCCGGTGCATGCTGGTGAGCGACCGCGCGGCCCGGTGGGGCGCCACGCTGGCCATGCTGGGGCGCCTGCGGGAGCAGCAGTTCGCCGTGGCGGCCGTGCTGGCGGAGGACAGCAGCCATCACCACCTCATGCTGGACGCGTCCGAGTGGGCCGGCGTCGAGGGCCTCGTGCGCCTCCTGGAGCCCTTCAAGCAGGTGGCGGAGATGGTGTGCGCCCCGAGGCACCCCACCATCAGCATGGTGAAGCCGCTGGTCCACATGCTGCTCAGCACCACGCTCGGCGTGCAAGACCGGGACTCCAGGGAGGTCGGCGCGGCCAAGGGGGTCATCGCCCAGGAGCTGGCGCGCACCTACCGGGACGCGCCCGGCACGGACCTCTTCCTCAACGTGGCCACCTTCTTGGACCCGCGTTACAAGAAGCTGCCATTCCTGTCCGCCCTGGagaggcagcaggtggagagccgGGTCCTGGAGGAAGCCAAGAGCCTCCTGGAAAACATCCAGGCAGGGGGCCCCCACCAGGGCGCCGAGGAACCCCTGGGTGGGCcgcccgaggaggaggaggaggaggaggaggaggaggagccgccgGAGAAGAAGCCGGCGCCCCTGCGCGCcacgccgcctcctcctcctcctccgtgcGCCACGACGCACACGCCGCCGCCTCCTGCGCCCTCCAGCGCCGTCCGCCACATGTTGGCGGAGATTTTCTGCCCGGCGGGGCCCGCCGAGGAGCAGGAGGAGTTGCACGCGCAGGTGCTGGAGGAGCTGAGTAACTACAAGTCCCAGAAGGTCTTGGGGCTCGACGGGGACCCCCTGAGGTGGTGGTGCGAGCGGCGGGCTCTGTTCCCGGCGCTGCGCAAAGTCCTGCAGAAATACTGGTGCGTCCCGGCCACGTGCGCGCCCCCCGGGCGCCTCTTTGGATCCGCGGGCTCCGTGGTGCGCACCAAGCGGAACCGCCTGCCCCCCGCGCACGTGGACGAGCAGGTGTTTCTGTACGAGAACGCGCGTAGCACCGGCGGCGCCGAACCGGAACCGGAACCGGAGGACGAGGACgagggggagtgggggctggaCCACGAGCCGG TGACGTTTGGGGACGCGGTGCAGAGCGGGTTCTTTGGGGTCCGGGATGGCCCCTTGGTGTAG